AAAAATTCTGAAAGGCGCTGATTTTGGTCAGGTTGCAATGGAAAGCTCCGATGACTTGTCGGCTCGTGACCGGACTGTTGAAAACCGGCAGGTAAAAGGTAATAAAGGTGATTTGGGATACTTTACTGTTTTTGATATGGTTTATCCTTTTGAAACCGGTGCATATAAATTAAAAGTAGGCGAGGTTTCAATGCCGGTTCGTAGCGATTTTGGCTATCATCTGATTAAAGTAACTGACCGTAAACCGGCTATGGGCCGCGTTCAGGTTGCTCATATTCTTCTGCGTATACCTGCCAACGCTTCTGCCGAAGACAGTACCGCTGTTGCAAAAAAAGCACAGGAAATATACAGCCGTTTGATGAATGGTGAAGATTTCAGTAAACTCACCGCCGAATTTTCTGAAGATAAATCAACATCACCTAAAGGAGGCGTTTTGCCCTGGTTTGGCGCCAATAAGATGATTCCTGAATTTATCAAAGAGATTTCTGCCCTCAAAGATATCAATGATATTACCAAACCTTTTTCTTCTTCCTTTGGATGGCACATAGTTAAGCTTATTGATCGCAAACCTGTAGGAAGTTATGAAGATAACCTCGCTGATTTAAAACAAAGCCTCACCCGGAATGACAGAGCTAAAAAGAGTGAAGAGGCCTTGCTGAACAGAATTAAACGGGAATATAAATATTCTGACAATCTGAAAGCCAGGGATGAATTCAATAAGGTGGTTACCGACACTATTTTTGCTGGCGGATGGGATGCTAAACAAGCTGAAAACCTCAATAAAACGATTTTTACCATCGGACGTCGCAGCTACTCACAACAGGATTTTGCATCTTATCTTGCTAAAAATCAGCGCAAAAGAAACAAAGAGGAGATTCCTGTTTATATAAATACTATGTTCAATGCTTTTGTTGCAGAAAAATGCCTGGAATATGAAGATAGTCAGCTTGAATCCAAATATCCTGAATTCAGAATGCTGGTAAAAGAGTATCGTGATGGAATCTTACTGTTCGAACTTACTGATCAGAAAATCTGGTCAAAAGCCGTTAAAGATACTTTAGGCCTTGAGCAGTTTTATAAGGCAAATGCCACAAACTACATGTGGGATCAACG
This region of Lentimicrobiaceae bacterium genomic DNA includes:
- a CDS encoding peptidylprolyl isomerase, which gives rise to MKNLLVKFLFTIIFLTGISCAFAQDTDPVILKVAGENITKTEFLNVYQKNNVNGEVLDRKSLEEYMELYINFRLKVKEAEELGLDTMRSFIDELAGYRKQLAQPYLIDEDMNKALLEEAYSRKTEDIRASHLLVKVDKNASPADTLIAYKKVMALRKKILKGADFGQVAMESSDDLSARDRTVENRQVKGNKGDLGYFTVFDMVYPFETGAYKLKVGEVSMPVRSDFGYHLIKVTDRKPAMGRVQVAHILLRIPANASAEDSTAVAKKAQEIYSRLMNGEDFSKLTAEFSEDKSTSPKGGVLPWFGANKMIPEFIKEISALKDINDITKPFSSSFGWHIVKLIDRKPVGSYEDNLADLKQSLTRNDRAKKSEEALLNRIKREYKYSDNLKARDEFNKVVTDTIFAGGWDAKQAENLNKTIFTIGRRSYSQQDFASYLAKNQRKRNKEEIPVYINTMFNAFVAEKCLEYEDSQLESKYPEFRMLVKEYRDGILLFELTDQKIWSKAVKDTLGLEQFYKANATNYMWDQRLDATIYTFTTKDEKLLATARKAIKKGITDNELLEMVNTDSTSVLTIDRRKYSKGDNAMIDEIDWTPGMATETATADKVTMIMVNQVVKPEPKLLNEARGLITADYQNYLEQAWIKQLRAKYPYEVNQAVLSSIN